From one Oncorhynchus keta strain PuntledgeMale-10-30-2019 chromosome 30, Oket_V2, whole genome shotgun sequence genomic stretch:
- the LOC118363916 gene encoding E3 ubiquitin-protein ligase SH3RF3-like has translation MSSGEAPPTITMALINPQTPSASADTKQSSTQQLSISVCAALYSYKPRRSEELELRKGEMVGVYGKFKEGWLRGLSLRTGKVGILPGNYVTPVLRTSARLLDSKAVTAGPGTVSGRRTSSSSKTPAVVLALDRVNSDGTSYSTGQRLPQQSVSMATQPMISSGGATRQSLHGVSSEGWDTVRRVFHRSHRGSSQRGKHYPHTTISSSSALQSQTHSQSSSQSSSQCSNHYPHTTITTSGLQPHSQSQSHSQNFSHIQGPGFSPALLRKKQHMSILPNHYRSLAWMSEGQAPPSGSSMKDRDTAAREVFDRQVLETKQAASNGQHPIHSILVRPDALKNNTEKPTKSVRFLTQPDSPTPRPRTTSLPSGSQPPASTRPGPPPLEVWAPSLTLGRDGPGIILKEGKAPVLRKGLETNPSDVLTSNQKPTSSLSSSAPSASMQSSSPSRHRVATSYQAQTESEMSLMQGEPVLLHRHRPDGRVLLTQESSGHTGLFHSSVLQFLDRFS, from the exons gtgtgctgctctgtactcCTACAAGCCCCGTCGTTCTGAGGAACTGGAGCTGAGGAAGGGGGAGATGGTGGGGGTGTATGGGAAGTTTAAGGAGGGCTGGCTCCGAGGCCTCTCTCTACGGACAGGCAAAGTGGGCATCCTCCCCGGCAACTACGTCACACCTGTCCTCAG AACTTCTGCCAGGCTCTTGGATTCCAAGGCAGTGACAGCAGGCCCTGGTACAGTCTCTGGAAGAAGAACCTCCTCGTCCTCCAAAACGCCAGCGGTGGTTCTAGCTCTCGACAGGGTCAACTCAGATGGCACTAGTTACTCTACTGGACAACGGCTACCGCAGCAGTCTGTTTCCATGGCCACGCAGCCTATGATATCATCAGGCGGCGCCACCAGACAATCCCTGCATGGGGTGAGCTCGGAGGGATGGGACACAGTGAGGAGGGTCTTCCATCGTTCCCACAGAG GCTCATCTCAGCGGGGAAAACACTACCCCCACACCACCATCTCATCCAGCTCAGCCCTTCAATCCCAGACCCACAGTCAGAGCTCATCCCAGAGCTCGTCCCAGTGCAGTAACCACTACCCccacactaccatcaccacctcaGGTCTTCAGCCCCATTCTCAGTCCCAATCTCACAGCCAGAACTTTAGCCACATCCAGGGTCCTGGCTTCTCCCCTGCTCTGCTCAGGAAGAAACAACACATGAGCATCCTGCCCAATCACTACAGATCTCTGGCCTGGATGTCTGAAGGTCAAGCGCCCCCTAGTGGTAGTTCTATGAAGGACAGGGACACAGCTGCCAGAGAGGTGTTTGATAGGCAGGTGTTGGAGACGAAGCAAGCAGCATCGAATGGTCAGCACCCCATACACTCTATCCTAGTGAGACCAGACGCCCTCAAGAACAACACAGAGAAG CCCACCAAGTCAGTGCGGTTCCTGACCCAGCCTGATTCCCCTACACCACGACCCAGGACCACCTCCCTGCCCTCGGGTAGCCAGCCCCCCGCCAGTACCCGGCCTGGTCCACCTCCCCTGGAGGTCTGGGctccatcactcacactgggGCGAGATGGGCCTGGGATCATCCTGAAAGAAGGCAAGGCTCCTGTTCTTCGGAAAGGTCTGGAGACAAACCCCTCTGATGTTCTGACTTCCAATCAGAAACCTACCTCTTCATTATCCTCATCAGCACCATCTGCGTCAATGCAGTCCAGCAGCCCTAGCAG ACACAGAGTAGCGACGTCCTACCAGGCCCAGACAGAGTCAGAAATGAGCCTGATGCAGGGTGAGCCTGTCCTGCTTCATAGACATCGCCCTGACGGACGGGTTCTGCTCACCCAGGAGAGCAGTGGCCACACGGGCCTCTTCCATAGCAGTGTTCTACAGTTCCTAGACCGGTTCAGTTGA